In the Agromyces flavus genome, GCTCGGCGGGACGCTGCAGGATCCGCACCGCATGGCACAGCTCATGCCCGGGCGAGATGCCGAACCGGATCGCGGAGACATCCCCGGGTGCGAGCCGGAACTCCACGAAGTTTCGATCCACATCGAAACACTACCGAGGGCCGGGCGCGCCGCGCGAGCCTTGCTGCAGGCAACCCGCCGCGACCGCGACACCTATCCGAGACCGAACGGAGCAGCTCATGAACGCCGCCGAGATCACGCTCGCACCCACCATGGACGGGCCGGCCACGGCCGACATCGTTCCGGCCGCATCCCTGCTCATCGGTACCGGCCGCACCCGCCGATTCGTCGGACGCGAGCACGGCGCCGGCATCTCGTACTTCTTCGTCGACAACGACCCCGGTCAGGGCCCCGGACTCCACTGGCATCCGTACACCGAGACCTGGGTCGTGCTCGAGGGCACGGCCGAGATCACCATGGGCGACCGTCGCCTGGTCGCCCAGGCCGACGACACCGCCACCGTGCCCGCGGGCGTGTGGCACCGCTTCGAGAACATCGGCGAGGGCCGCCTCCGGATGCTCTGCATCCACGCCTCCGACGTCATCATCCAGACCTGGGCCGACGAGGACTGACCGTCCCGTCGCCCGTCGCCGCCGCACCATCCACCGAAGGAGACCCCCGCATGTCATTCCAGGCCTACCTCGACAACATCGAGTCCAAGACGGGCCTGACCCCGCGTCAGTTCGTCGACCTCGCACGCGACAGGGGCTTCGGCCCGGGCACCAAGGCGACCCCGATCGTGGAGTGGCTCGCCGCCGACTACGGGCTCGGCCGCGGGCACGCCATGGCGCTCGTGCACGTCATCACCAAGGGACCTGAGATCAGTCGGAAGCACGTCGACAGCGGCAGCACGCACTCCGACCCGAGTGACACGCTGTGGCTCGACGGAGCGGCGACGAACCCGAACCGCTGACGATCAACCGCTGACGCAGGGTTCAGGCCCCGCCGCCATCCCCGTCCTGGAGGAAGGCCAGCACCGCCGCCACCCGCCGGTGCACGCCGCTCTCGGGCAGCCGCAGCTTGGTGAAGATCGCGTTGACGTGCTTCTCGACCGTCGACGACGACAGGAACAGCGACTGCTCGATCCCGGCGTTGGTGCGCCCGCGCGCCATCTCGCGGAGCACCTCGAGCTCACGCGGCGACAGCGCCGCGAGCGGGCTCGACGCGGCCGCGCTGCGGCGCCGCACGAGCGTGTCGACGATCTGCGGGTCGATCACCGACCCGCCCGCGCGCACCTCCCGCAGCGCGTGCACGAGGTCCTCGAGAT is a window encoding:
- a CDS encoding cupin domain-containing protein encodes the protein MNAAEITLAPTMDGPATADIVPAASLLIGTGRTRRFVGREHGAGISYFFVDNDPGQGPGLHWHPYTETWVVLEGTAEITMGDRRLVAQADDTATVPAGVWHRFENIGEGRLRMLCIHASDVIIQTWADED
- a CDS encoding DUF4287 domain-containing protein: MSFQAYLDNIESKTGLTPRQFVDLARDRGFGPGTKATPIVEWLAADYGLGRGHAMALVHVITKGPEISRKHVDSGSTHSDPSDTLWLDGAATNPNR